The Branchiostoma lanceolatum isolate klBraLanc5 chromosome 19, klBraLanc5.hap2, whole genome shotgun sequence DNA segment GCCGAGGAAAAGTTTGGTTTGTGCACCATGTTCGTTCCATCAAAATATAGATTTGGACTTGACTATCATATCATTGTATATTGATTTGCTCAAAGACATTGAAACATAAACAATTCCTTTTATTCATTTCCTGGTGACATGGACGTTTTGTTTGCTCCTGCAGGCGGTTTAGACTATCTAGTCATAAACCATGCGAGTTTGAGcacattaaaaaagaaaaacaagagtccATTTTGGGACGGAGACATGGACATGCTACACGATGAAGTGACCGTCAACTACTACAGCTACATCCGGTTGGCGTCGCTGGCACTTCCGCTACTTCACAAGACTAACGGCAGCCTGGTCATTCTCGGCTCAATGGCTGGTGAGAACCAGTTCAGTTTCTAACCTACCAACCGGTTCACGTGCCtttgcacgtgtgtgtgtgtgtgtgtgtgtgtgtatgtgtgtatttgtgagtgtgtgtatttgtgtgtgtatttgtgtgtgtgtttcagttTCTAACCTACCAACCGGTTTGCCTGCCtttgcacgtgtgtgtgtgtgtgtttgtgcgtgtgtgtatttgtgtgtgtatttgtgtgtgtgtgtttgtagctgtgtgtgtatgtgtgtgcgcgcgcgcgcgcgcgtgtgtgtgtatgtgtgtgtgtgtgtatgcatgatGCACAGTGGTGACATAACAAGCACTTATAAGACAGAGTTTGGTAGTGGACTTGCCCCACAAGCTGTAATGTACACAGTTGAATGGCCCAGGTGCAGAGATATGCACCTCCCTATAATACACCATATAGTGTGGAGACGACTTTAACTGTACAaggaaggtaacgttacatgtattgaaaaaaaaattgaataacaaaatgtatcattttgatTCCCTTTCCTTCATTCCTTTTTCGTCCCCATTCTACAGGAAAGATTGCGAGTCCCTTCTCCACTTTCTACGCTGGCACAAAGCATGCCCTGGACGGGTTTTTCACCTCCTTGCGGCAAGAGTTGGTAATGCAGGACATCAAAGTGTCCATCACCTACTGCGTGATCGGCTTGATAGACACTGAGCTACCAGCCCAATTCCGTGAAGTAAGTCATTCTTGTTATTATGGGGGAACAAGATTAATATTGTTACACAGTTTGGCTGGTATGACTTTATGATGCAAATCTATTTCATTTCAAGCTCCTTTGCATTTGACGTTATCTCGGAATACTAGTATCTCCATGTATGGAGATTTATTTTCAGGTTGTCTGTATTCTTGTGTGTTCTTAGTTTAATGTTTGCATTAAGTTGTCAGGAGAGTGTCAGGAAGTGAGTAAGAAGATAGTGTCactgcaaaggtcagacttgctggagtgacaggaagtagagaGTTCAGAGTAGAGATGGTAGAACTAGTCGTTTATCAAATATGCCACACATCCCAGGTCATAGGGTCAATGGGAGAGGCTACTAATTTCTggggaggtatagtttttggtctgTGTTTTCGCAGCTATGTATTTTCCAGATGCTGGCCATGCTAATCAAAGCCTTGTTTACATAAATGAcaaactacaaagaaaacatgatttTGAGAAACTCTCAATTTTTCACTGAGGCATGATATCTTCGAACTCTTGATTATTTGAATGGTATCATCACTGTCTCTATCTTCatctcatacatgtagctgtttggcTTTCTCATGGACATCCCAGCAGCGCCGGCTTCGGACTGTGCCATGGGGATCATCCGGGGGGGAGCAGCCCGGCAGCGTGAAATCTACTACCCTTGGAGAGATGCATGGGTGGCTACAAAACTGAGAACAATCGTTCCACAATTCTTCGAATCTTTAACACGGAGCATTTACCCTCCACTGCTTGAAAAATCACCCATTTTCATAGGggaggaaaattgacattttgaatTGTATCATAAAAAGTCCTAAATGAATCAGTAGACTTTAAGTAGGAGGAGGGTCACCTCCGATGGGGATACCGTTTTTGGATGTGTATGTGCGTTTCCACCGAAAATCCTTCTGATGGATACACATGGATTTTGGTAAGTGGGTTGTTATAATTGAGGTCCCGAAAAAACATGGCAATTCTGAGTCACTTATAAGTTTttacaggtactgcagcattacaggcATTACATGCTCTGACTGCCATAGAAAGGGGACAATCAGACCCCAAGCTGGGATTGATTAAAGGAAGAAGGGAAGGGGAGGATTACTAGTAACATCTGATGGCTAGGGGGCTGTCATTATCTtcagaaattcacaaaatcttttttgatatcttgttcATACCAGAAATGGAAAAGGTTTTGCGTATTCTGAAGCAGAGAAAAGTTATATACAAGCTGAAGAACAGTAATATCcaacgtacatacatgtaggcttcAGAAGTCATATGAGTTGGTAACTTCTTTGATTTACTATTACACTTCTcttcttcaaattttttttcttttggaaaaTCTATTCAAAAATCCTGTGCATTAAAACATGGTAACAACCATAGGACagtatttgatagttttaatTTATTACTCATTGACAAATGGCACCTCCTAGTTGATAAACAAGAAAAACTATAAAAAATACATCGACTTGCAAAACAATACCATAACCTGACATAAAAAGACCATTATCATCACTGTAATTTATGGGGAGCTTATTCCTTTTTCACATCTCAATCATCTGTTTAAGAAAGTTTACACCTTTGGGGTCATGGACGAGTGATCAATCAGAATCAAGGACACAAGAGGTAACTGTGGGCTTGGTAACTCATTAATGTGTCCACAATTCTGATTGGACAATGTCACACACAATGCATAAGCATCCCATATCAAACCATTTCAGACAAAATGACATTGTCAGAAGTATTCTTCAGTTCAAAGTACCACTTGATGTCTAAATAAATGCTTCAGAATACTCTTCCTGAAAATATTACACAATTTGAAGTTCCAACAGTTATTTACATTCATTCACTAAAACTTAAGTTATAATCTTGAGTATGATAATTCAAAATAATGTTGTTCATTGTATCTATGTCCAACAATATATTACCATCGTTCCAAAACCCAACAGTTTTAAACTGCAACAAGCATCAAATGTATCAATTCCCGTTATCAAATTAAAAAGGCTTCACATCCATATCTGGGTTATCTTCTTTTGCAAATACTTATCATACACGTTAAACAATGTACAATACTTTTGAACTAGTCATAGGTAATAATTCTTTTGATAAAAATGAACTATTGCGTATTACATGAACACagagatgttttgaaaatttactTTTCTTATCTTGCAAATGTTTCTGGAAATCAAAATTAAGGTAACAACTAAATTCTTCCtattccagggctgtctccgggatccgtccctctgtcctgggATAGAAATTTGAtggttgggatggacaaaattTTTAACTCATTCGTCAAAAAAATTTGAACttaatgacataaaattgaCGGAATTTGTAAGCTTAAAAATCACAAATACAACAATGatcatcaacaacatgggctcctaaACAATGAGGCCAGAAATAAATTTAAAGCGGTCTGACATGAAGCTACTACTTGGTCCTCTtataagtacaaatgtacatctagGAAAAGCTGTATGACTATGTACACAAGACACAATCCTTTGCTTACACACGTATAAATCATAATGTACACCTACTtccaattcttgttacaacttACTTTTCTTCCAACAATGTTCCACTTACCATAAATCTTCTGTatgtcaaaacatttcaagagTGTGTTAAATTGCAAATTATTTTTAGTGCGGTAAAAGAGACCATATTTTCTGATGCTGATGGTAAAAATGGCCTGGCCCCTAAGGTGTGGCAAAAAATGTGCTGGcacatacaatacaatgtacacgtgattaaccttctccctgctgcctaacccgataaacaaatacaaatttggtgccaaatggctacctaaGCAGGCTGGTGGTTAAAGTATGCCGTTATGGCCTGTGAAGGTAAATTAGGTTGTGGCCTGCATTCCCCAAACTTTTCAAGACATAATACGAGTTTCATACCAATACATTTGGAACCAAATAATTCCTTGTCTTTTGAcagccaccctgaaaatattaAAAGTATTTCATGTGTACATGAAACTGACCAATTTAGGTTTAATATTGGCTTATTCAAAATAATGTAAGACTGGGATCATAAtccactgttgttgtttttgcataACCATCAATCTAGAAATGTATCTTCAATGGTAGTACTGACAGAGTATGTAAGGGACATGGTAAGCCCCAATATAAAAGGGCATAAGAACTAGACCAGCTATAAATACTTCCAAATCTCAAAAGCACATCATAAAATATtgcctgaatacaatgtacatggctTACATAAAGAATCTCAACCACTTGGTTGTTTAAGCTTTGTCAAAATAATTGACTCCACCCCTGTGGCCTcggcaaaaaaaatcaatccgTATGCGACACTACCACTGCCTTGTGTGGACTAGGTCAGACCTTAGGCTAAGCTTCTTCAGCGTTTCATAACCGACAACGATAACGAACGTGGTAGGCAAGGACCCAATGATACGTGCGGACAGTCCCTTGGAGAATCCCCAGAGCCCTTCCTCCACATACAGCTGTTTGAACTTCTTCACTATGGACTTTCCTCCTTCAACCTAAGGTAGAGAGATGTACAAGAGATGTGATGTTAGAACTAGGGATGCTGCCAAAAATCAGcatgaacaaaaacacacacgcacatatatacacacacacacacacgtgtacagTCTCAAACAATCACACTCACACAGTCTTACGCACACAGACAtagtcacacacagacacacacagtcttacatacacacacacactgtcacacatacatgttgtacatacacaaacgcacacacacactgtcacacaaatatgtacatacaggaacgcacacacacacactgtcacacatacatgtacatctacatacacgaacgcacacacacacatacacactgtcacacatacatgtgtcatcagaacgcacacacacacacatacccacctGTAACCTTGCCCTGACAATGTCCATGGGGTTGGTGAGGGTGTTTGCCGTCGCGGCCGCCAGCGGTCCGGCAACAGCCTGCAGCATGAGGTGAGGGAGGTACGACGGTGCAACAGACGCCAGTTGTTCTGAAAAACGATAACAGGACACTTTACTTCATTGCTGGAATGTAACATTTGTGAACATGGcttttcttcatctttcatATTCAAGACACACATATAGCATTTACATGTGCTACCCGTGTATTATTCACCATTATGCTATAGCTAGTGCCTCTATATCATGGCAATCAAAGATAGTAGACATGACTTCCTCAGCCATAAGCACCATCTGGCAGATTACACAGAAACTGCACTACAAAGGTAGTACAAGGACACACCCACAGCCAACAACAAAACTTGTTTCTTTTGATTGttataagaaacaaacaagttaACAAAAATATGACGCACCGGCGTAGAAATGGTAGAACGGCCACCAGAGGGCGCTGTTTGGAATGGTCGTGAGCATGGAGGCGAAGAATCCACGATAGAATCCTGCCACGCCATCACGTCGGAACAGTTCTACCACCACCGCCTGCGCTTTCCCGAACGTAAGTCGTTCCTTCGGCAGCTTTTTTCTTCTATCCTTCCCCTGTCCTTGCAGCATCAAATGCTGCGAAACGACGTCTATCGGTACGGATATCCCCTGTCCGACGAGCGACGCCATTCCACCGCCAACGAGTGACTTGATCCAGTTATTGTATCCAGACAATTGCTGTCTGCTGACCTCGTATGTTGTAATATACATCTGTCCAGATATCAAGTATATACTGTTTACCATAAAGCCTTTATAAAGACCTCTAATTCCCTCCTGTCTTGTAATCTTAAGAAAGGCATCAAACGTGCCGTTATACAGAGAAGTCCCGCGCTGGATCTGAAGCCTCGTCTTGATGAGGGTCGTCGGGTAAACCGTCACGCGGATCGTCATCGAAAGGAACAAACCGAAGGAGTAAAACTTCCGCTTGTCCATATCGTTCCATTCAATGATGCGGATCTGGTTGGTTGGATCGGCAGACATGGTTTCCATAGCAACTCGACAGTGATTGGTTGAGAGTAAATCCCTTCTGTGTTGACGTTAATTTCTGTCAGTGGTAAAATCTCAA contains these protein-coding regions:
- the LOC136425691 gene encoding hydroxysteroid 11-beta-dehydrogenase 1-like protein isoform X2; protein product: MQSTRSFADHGGNLFVEESLRGAKVVVTGCSSGIGEQMAYHYARFGARVLITARREGRLKEVVAKMKNLGAQEAIYVAGDMGEPEDCERTIKSAEEKFGGLDYLVINHASLSTLKKKNKSPFWDGDMDMLHDEVTVNYYSYIRLASLALPLLHKTNGSLVILGSMAGKIASPFSTFYAGTKHALDGFFTSLRQELVMQDIKVSITYCVIGLIDTELPAQFRELFGFLMDIPAAPASDCAMGIIRGGAARQREIYYPWRDAWVATKLRTIVPQFFESLTRSIYPPLLEKSPIFIGEEN
- the LOC136425691 gene encoding hydroxysteroid 11-beta-dehydrogenase 1-like protein isoform X1; protein product: MGKLRWILILLLAVLVGYIWYEPTFDPESLRGAKVVVTGCSSGIGEQMAYHYARFGARVLITARREGRLKEVVAKMKNLGAQEAIYVAGDMGEPEDCERTIKSAEEKFGGLDYLVINHASLSTLKKKNKSPFWDGDMDMLHDEVTVNYYSYIRLASLALPLLHKTNGSLVILGSMAGKIASPFSTFYAGTKHALDGFFTSLRQELVMQDIKVSITYCVIGLIDTELPAQFRELFGFLMDIPAAPASDCAMGIIRGGAARQREIYYPWRDAWVATKLRTIVPQFFESLTRSIYPPLLEKSPIFIGEEN
- the LOC136425690 gene encoding solute carrier family 25 member 44-like, which gives rise to METMSADPTNQIRIIEWNDMDKRKFYSFGLFLSMTIRVTVYPTTLIKTRLQIQRGTSLYNGTFDAFLKITRQEGIRGLYKGFMVNSIYLISGQMYITTYEVSRQQLSGYNNWIKSLVGGGMASLVGQGISVPIDVVSQHLMLQGQGKDRRKKLPKERLTFGKAQAVVVELFRRDGVAGFYRGFFASMLTTIPNSALWWPFYHFYAEQLASVAPSYLPHLMLQAVAGPLAAATANTLTNPMDIVRARLQVEGGKSIVKKFKQLYVEEGLWGFSKGLSARIIGSLPTTFVIVVGYETLKKLSLRSDLVHTRQW